The following are encoded in a window of Spea bombifrons isolate aSpeBom1 chromosome 2, aSpeBom1.2.pri, whole genome shotgun sequence genomic DNA:
- the LOC128475231 gene encoding transcription factor Sp5-like, producing the protein MASVVLQRENTLQSYLQDRSPSSSPDTGPFSSLALISSACGSVISSRPSLRDYPHPSSESAGQSSTMFQLWSNDIPTNAGMGSHAMTFGVPKVQYPGHMQTVGSHELPLTPPADPAAYSFDLSPVKVLAPQMGSNPTYHFQDPNTVTQDFSSFMQGPTTLTQRHLTPAHMDDQTWWSLQQSNPNNIHSFHLANPLVVAPQPQLAALLQSTSKTLLGSTRRCRRCKCPNCQASPSNEEPGKKKLHICHLPGCGKVYGKTSHLKAHLRWHAGERPFVCNWVFCGKSFTRSDELQRHLRTHTGEKRFGCQECGKRFMRSDHLSKHTKTHQNKKLKCGGPSLENIKKE; encoded by the exons ATGGCGTCTGTGGTTCTACAGAGAGAAAATACTTTACAGTCTTATTTACAG gaCAGAAGTCCCAGTTCATCTCCAGACACAGGACCCTTTTCATCACTAGCCCTCATTTCCTCAGCTTGTGGGTCTGTTATATCATCTAGACCATCCCTCCGCGATTACCCCCATCCCTCCTCTGAGAGTGCCGGGCAATCCTCTACAATGTTTCAGCTTTGGAGCAATGACATTCCAACAAATGCAGGAATGGGTTCTCATGCTATGACCTTCGGGGTTCCTAAAGTACAGTATCCTGGCCATATGCAAACTGTAGGTTCACATGAGCTCCCACTAACTCCTCCAGCTGACCCAGCTGCTTATTCTTTTGATTTGTCTCCAGTGAAGGTATTAGCTCCACAGATGGGTTCCAATCCCACCTACCATTTTCAGGACCCAAACACTGTGACCCAGGACTTCTCAAGTTTTATGCAAGGTCCAACAACTTTGACACAAAGACACTTGACGCCTGCTCACATGGATGACCAGACGTGGTGGAGTCTCCAACAGTCAAATCCTAACAATATTCACTCCTTCCATTTGGCTAATCCACTGGTGGTTGCTCCCCAGCCACAACTTGCAGCACTTCTACAGAGTACCTCCAAAACATTACTTGGCTCAACACGCCGTTGTAGGAGATGCAAATGCCCAAATTGCCAAGCTTCTCCAAGCAATGAGGAACCGGGAAAAAAGAAGCTCCATATTTGTCACCTTCCTGGCTGTGGCAAGGTTTATGGAAAGACCTCTCACCTTAAAGCTCATTTACGTTGGCATGCTGGTGAGAGACCTTTTGTCTGCAACTGGGTGTTCTGTGGGAAAAGTTTCACAAGATCAGATGAACTTCAGAGGCACCTACGGACACATACAGGAGAGAAACGTTTTGGATGCCAGGAGTGTGGAAAAAGATTTATGAGGAGCGATCACCTttccaaacatacaaaaaccCACCAGAACAAAAAGCTTAAATGTGGAGGACCTTCCttggaaaacattaaaaaagaataa